The Niallia alba genome includes a window with the following:
- the nadB gene encoding L-aspartate oxidase: protein MDTDVLIIGSGIASLQLAKKLSTEFNVIILTKSKAELSNSYLAQGGIAASLGDSDDYRKHALDTLEAGRFHNNPEVVAEITKTAPRLIEELWQDGCTFDKDSTGKLSLGMEGAHSEKRIVHSGGDTTGKKVMEFLTENKNNNIELIENVFVYELMVNTNSNQCFGAKGITADGTRIEFYSAHTVIATGGCGTLYTYTSSASTITGDGIALAYLAGASIIDMEFVQFHPTLLYVNGETVGLISEAVRGDGARLVTASGKYIMENVHSYEDLAPRHIVSQTIYQYLSNGETVYLDISMITNFQTRFPSITKMCIEHGIDLQKGLLPVAPGSHFLMGGIDTDLFGRTSVNNLYAIGEAACTGFHGANRLASNSLLEGLYMGNNLANLLREIPKSKVKGFILEREESDNTLHPIFPEKEELQHRMMANVGIVRNEINLQNQLQWLERFGISDCFNLPLENRSIEEVEKYFMLVTSWLITRSALERKESRGGHFRSDYPEENDEWVKKKVSFKRELTKEKPNESIEIAQTIGSVLY, encoded by the coding sequence ATGGATACAGATGTACTGATAATCGGCAGTGGTATCGCTAGTTTACAACTAGCCAAAAAACTTTCAACTGAATTTAATGTGATTATTCTCACAAAGTCTAAAGCTGAATTAAGTAATTCCTACCTAGCACAAGGAGGAATTGCTGCAAGTCTCGGAGATTCAGATGATTATAGAAAACATGCATTAGATACACTTGAAGCCGGACGCTTTCATAATAATCCAGAGGTAGTGGCAGAAATTACAAAGACAGCACCTCGTTTAATTGAAGAATTATGGCAAGATGGATGTACATTTGATAAGGATTCAACAGGGAAACTTTCATTGGGCATGGAAGGTGCTCATTCGGAAAAAAGAATTGTCCACAGTGGCGGCGATACTACTGGAAAAAAGGTAATGGAGTTTCTTACAGAAAATAAGAATAACAATATAGAATTAATCGAAAATGTTTTTGTCTATGAATTAATGGTAAATACTAATAGTAATCAATGTTTTGGAGCAAAGGGTATTACCGCAGATGGCACTCGAATAGAGTTTTATAGCGCGCATACTGTCATTGCAACTGGGGGATGTGGAACGCTTTATACTTATACAAGTAGTGCTTCCACCATTACAGGGGATGGTATTGCACTTGCATATTTAGCTGGTGCATCTATTATCGATATGGAATTTGTCCAATTTCATCCGACCTTACTATATGTAAATGGAGAAACGGTCGGTCTTATTTCAGAAGCGGTAAGAGGAGATGGAGCACGACTAGTAACTGCATCTGGAAAGTACATTATGGAAAATGTACATTCATATGAAGATTTAGCGCCACGCCATATTGTATCGCAAACAATCTATCAGTACTTATCAAATGGGGAAACGGTCTATTTAGATATATCAATGATTACAAATTTTCAAACAAGATTCCCTTCAATAACAAAAATGTGCATAGAGCATGGCATTGATTTGCAAAAAGGGTTGCTTCCCGTTGCTCCAGGCAGCCATTTCTTAATGGGAGGCATTGATACAGACCTTTTTGGAAGAACATCTGTTAATAACCTTTATGCCATCGGAGAAGCAGCTTGTACTGGATTTCACGGAGCGAATCGCCTAGCTAGCAATTCCCTTTTAGAAGGATTATATATGGGGAATAACTTGGCAAACCTCCTTCGGGAAATACCAAAGTCAAAAGTGAAAGGTTTCATATTAGAAAGGGAAGAATCGGATAATACATTGCATCCAATTTTTCCAGAAAAAGAAGAGTTACAACATCGCATGATGGCGAATGTGGGAATTGTTCGGAATGAAATAAACTTACAAAATCAGCTGCAATGGCTTGAGCGTTTTGGAATATCAGATTGCTTTAACCTTCCTCTAGAAAATAGATCGATTGAAGAGGTTGAGAAATATTTTATGCTTGTAACCTCTTGGCTTATTACAAGATCTGCTTTAGAAAGAAAAGAAAGCAGAGGTGGTCATTTCCGCTCTGATTATCCAGAGGAAAACGATGAATGGGTAAAGAAAAAGGTTAGCTTTAAACGAGAACTAACAAAGGAGAAGCCAAATGAATCAATTGAAATTGCACAAACAATTGGAAGCGTTCTTTATTGA
- the nadC gene encoding carboxylating nicotinate-nucleotide diphosphorylase, with translation MNQLKLHKQLEAFFIEDIGERDVTTDAIFPKEQQGEIVFLAKDNGIFCGEEVIQAGFHVLNPAIEITMLVRDGDRIESSQQIATAKGNIRELLKGERVILNLVQRMSGIATRTREAVDVLNSGYTKICDTRKTTPGLRMLEKYAVTVGGGHNHRFGLYDAVMIKDNHIAFAGSIANAVKAVKQSIGHMVKVEVETETKEQMLEALAAGADVIMFDNRKPEEIVEWIPHVPETVTTEASGGITLENLASYRECGVDYISLGFLTHSVKALDISVKVSIH, from the coding sequence ATGAATCAATTGAAATTGCACAAACAATTGGAAGCGTTCTTTATTGAAGATATTGGTGAACGAGATGTTACAACAGATGCCATTTTCCCAAAGGAGCAGCAAGGAGAGATTGTGTTTCTAGCAAAGGACAATGGGATTTTTTGCGGAGAAGAGGTTATTCAAGCAGGATTCCATGTGTTAAATCCAGCAATTGAGATAACGATGCTCGTCCGGGATGGAGATCGAATAGAAAGTAGCCAGCAAATAGCGACGGCAAAAGGGAATATTAGAGAGCTATTAAAAGGGGAACGAGTGATTTTAAACCTTGTTCAAAGAATGAGTGGGATAGCCACGAGAACCCGTGAAGCGGTCGATGTGTTAAACAGTGGCTATACGAAAATTTGTGATACACGAAAAACAACACCAGGATTACGAATGCTTGAAAAGTATGCAGTAACTGTTGGTGGCGGACATAATCATCGCTTTGGGCTGTATGATGCGGTCATGATTAAGGATAACCACATTGCTTTTGCTGGTTCGATTGCTAATGCGGTAAAGGCAGTTAAACAGTCGATTGGCCACATGGTCAAGGTTGAAGTGGAAACAGAGACGAAGGAACAAATGCTTGAAGCATTAGCAGCGGGTGCAGATGTCATTATGTTTGATAATCGAAAGCCAGAGGAAATTGTGGAGTGGATTCCCCATGTTCCAGAAACAGTTACAACAGAAGCTTCAGGTGGAATTACTTTAGAAAATCTTGCTTCGTACCGAGAGTGTGGAGTGGACTATATTTCATTAGGATTCTTAACGCATTCTGTTAAAGCATTAGATATTAGTGTAAAAGTAAGTATTCATTAA
- the nadA gene encoding quinolinate synthase NadA, with amino-acid sequence MNILEGLQASNTIPEKYLAMTTAELEERVASVKQRLGKKLFIPGHHYQKDEVIQFSDATGDSLKLAQVAAENTEAEYIVFCGVHFMAETADILTTKQQKVYLPDMRAGCSMADMADIYQTNRAWTKLQELFGDTIIPLTYVNSTAAIKAFVGENGGATVTSSNAEKMVSWAFTQKERLLFLPDQHLGRNTAYNLGVPLDRMAIWDPIKNELVHECPLEEIKVILWKGHCSVHENFTVQNVEQVRKQYPHMKIIVHPECSREVVAASDLAGSTNYIIDIIENAKSGSAFAIGTEMNLVNRIIKDHPDKQIISLNPYMCACLTMNRIDLPHFVWCLESIEQDFESNRIIVEEPIASNAKLALDRMLALS; translated from the coding sequence ATGAATATATTAGAGGGGTTACAAGCATCCAATACAATACCAGAAAAGTACTTAGCAATGACAACTGCTGAATTAGAAGAAAGAGTAGCAAGTGTAAAGCAGAGATTAGGCAAAAAACTATTTATTCCAGGTCATCATTATCAAAAGGATGAAGTTATTCAATTTTCTGATGCTACAGGAGATAGCTTGAAGCTTGCACAAGTAGCTGCAGAAAACACAGAAGCAGAATACATTGTTTTTTGCGGTGTTCATTTTATGGCAGAAACTGCCGACATTTTAACGACAAAGCAGCAAAAAGTCTATTTGCCAGACATGCGTGCAGGTTGTTCTATGGCAGATATGGCCGATATTTATCAGACAAATCGCGCTTGGACGAAACTGCAAGAATTATTTGGCGATACCATTATTCCTTTAACCTATGTCAATTCAACAGCAGCTATTAAGGCCTTTGTGGGTGAAAATGGAGGAGCAACCGTAACGTCCTCTAATGCAGAGAAAATGGTTTCTTGGGCATTTACGCAAAAGGAAAGATTGTTATTTCTACCAGATCAGCACTTAGGAAGAAATACAGCCTACAATTTAGGAGTACCTTTAGACAGAATGGCCATTTGGGATCCAATCAAAAATGAACTTGTTCATGAGTGTCCGCTAGAAGAAATTAAAGTTATTCTTTGGAAAGGACATTGTTCTGTACATGAGAATTTTACTGTGCAAAATGTGGAACAAGTTAGAAAGCAATATCCTCATATGAAAATCATTGTCCATCCAGAATGCAGTAGAGAAGTAGTGGCAGCATCTGACTTAGCTGGTTCGACGAACTATATTATCGATATTATTGAAAATGCGAAGTCAGGTAGTGCCTTTGCGATTGGGACGGAAATGAACTTAGTGAACCGGATTATTAAAGATCATCCCGATAAACAGATTATCTCTCTTAATCCGTATATGTGCGCTTGTCTCACCATGAATCGAATCGATTTGCCTCATTTTGTCTGGTGCTTAGAATCAATTGAACAGGACTTTGAAAGTAATCGTATTATCGTAGAAGAGCCAATTGCCTCGAATGCGAAATTGGCATTGGATAGAATGTTGGCTTTATCTTAA
- a CDS encoding sigma factor-like helix-turn-helix DNA-binding protein — MKIRRKHLSKRNNLNADIEEWYLLGFLLTGDKVLTDRLITRTVNQVKDKFISIRLDHFVLKPLIKEYKKYYRNHDIIYQPIDASPLLNRLGLLNEQARIAFLLKYYYDYSYKKIANHLGISERKAKTVIYDGLTIWTNNGKFVSVNNIDGVLKKEILLIKSKWIENVTPDNRNQVLVMGTKGRHKLPGLLLILLILVAGGSINQETLSKTRVSLGPDIYKYFKEGGVLQINQDIKDKGFGDIYTIPDSETKTIEVYFPTPERLGEKEEVAALIESYLENRDLESLVLHKCC; from the coding sequence TTGAAAATACGCCGTAAACATTTGTCAAAGCGAAATAATTTAAATGCAGATATAGAAGAATGGTATTTATTGGGATTTTTATTAACTGGAGACAAAGTATTGACCGACCGATTAATTACTAGAACAGTTAATCAAGTAAAGGACAAGTTTATCTCAATAAGACTCGATCATTTTGTCTTAAAACCATTAATCAAGGAATATAAGAAATATTATCGTAATCATGACATTATCTATCAACCTATCGATGCTAGCCCCCTATTAAATCGCCTTGGATTACTTAACGAACAAGCCCGTATTGCTTTTCTACTAAAGTATTATTACGATTATTCCTATAAAAAAATCGCCAACCATTTAGGGATTTCAGAAAGAAAAGCGAAGACAGTTATTTATGATGGCCTTACTATATGGACAAATAATGGTAAATTCGTATCAGTTAATAATATAGATGGGGTTTTAAAAAAAGAGATATTACTAATAAAAAGTAAATGGATAGAAAATGTAACGCCAGACAATAGAAATCAAGTCCTAGTTATGGGAACAAAAGGTAGGCATAAGCTACCAGGTTTATTATTAATATTATTAATTTTAGTTGCTGGCGGATCTATTAATCAAGAGACACTTAGCAAGACGAGAGTTAGTTTAGGACCTGATATTTATAAATATTTTAAAGAAGGAGGAGTGTTACAGATAAATCAAGACATTAAAGACAAAGGATTTGGGGACATTTATACCATACCTGATTCAGAGACAAAAACGATTGAAGTATATTTTCCCACACCAGAAAGATTAGGTGAAAAGGAGGAAGTAGCAGCTTTAATAGAGTCCTATTTAGAAAATAGAGATCTTGAGTCACTAGTGTTGCATAAATGTTGTTAG
- a CDS encoding IS4 family transposase, with protein sequence MDKITRKTSFGQWFSPINLQLFEENVKTLKLDFYTKKLTTESFLKLLLFAQLEEVESLHALSDCLFDDQLQKGIDLDSISISQLSRRLNGMNPDLFQKLFLDLVSQIHAKTHNTKLVMPLKIIDSSTLPLNLTNHKWAKFRKTKAGVKLHLRLVFMEKGISYPEKAIMTTAKEHDRGQLEVMVDDKECMYVFDRGYLDYERFDRMTDDGYFFLSRLRKNAVIREVYDFKLPENTSVLSDQMVLIGTTQNRAENYFRLLKVIDSKGNELHLITNRFDLSAEEISKMYKSRWAIELFFKWIKQHLHIKKFYGQSEWAIQNQVFIALIVFCLHVLAQIETKSKRKTLQISRYLRAALWKPAHIWLRKIEGKTIP encoded by the coding sequence ATGGACAAGATTACACGAAAAACTTCATTTGGACAATGGTTTTCACCAATAAATCTTCAATTATTTGAAGAAAACGTGAAAACGTTGAAATTAGATTTCTATACGAAAAAACTAACGACAGAGTCATTTCTAAAATTATTACTTTTTGCGCAGCTAGAAGAAGTCGAAAGTCTGCATGCGCTGAGCGATTGTCTTTTCGATGATCAACTGCAAAAGGGCATTGATCTTGATTCTATCAGTATTTCCCAACTCTCACGCCGTTTAAATGGCATGAATCCAGACTTATTCCAAAAGCTTTTCCTTGATTTAGTTTCACAAATTCATGCCAAAACGCACAACACGAAACTTGTGATGCCATTAAAAATCATTGATTCAAGCACATTGCCTCTCAATTTGACTAATCATAAATGGGCAAAATTCCGCAAAACAAAAGCGGGTGTTAAATTGCACTTACGCCTTGTGTTTATGGAAAAAGGTATATCCTATCCCGAAAAGGCCATTATGACAACGGCCAAAGAACATGACCGCGGTCAGCTTGAAGTAATGGTTGATGACAAGGAATGTATGTATGTGTTTGACCGTGGTTACTTAGACTACGAACGCTTTGATCGGATGACAGATGACGGCTACTTTTTCCTTTCTAGGCTGCGAAAAAACGCAGTCATACGGGAGGTTTACGATTTTAAACTACCCGAGAATACATCTGTTTTGTCGGATCAAATGGTGTTGATTGGTACGACGCAAAACCGTGCCGAAAATTACTTTCGTCTTCTAAAAGTGATTGATTCAAAAGGAAATGAGCTTCATTTAATCACAAATCGTTTTGATTTAAGTGCTGAAGAAATCTCAAAGATGTATAAATCACGCTGGGCGATTGAGTTATTTTTCAAATGGATTAAACAACATCTCCATATCAAAAAGTTTTACGGCCAAAGCGAATGGGCAATTCAGAATCAAGTGTTTATCGCACTTATTGTTTTTTGCCTGCATGTTCTCGCACAAATCGAGACAAAAAGTAAACGAAAAACCCTACAAATTAGCCGATATTTACGGGCAGCTTTGTGGAAACCAGCACATATTTGGCTTCGAAAGATTGAAGGAAAAACCATTCCTTAA
- a CDS encoding DUF4030 domain-containing protein, with protein sequence MDGSTFVHSKQVNDWLLFTQFFIGDKEKSQEIVKAWLIKPSTKFQRNHVMERGFRYILKQMKGENRRRVSKVLLSEYSFKSIKEIDQAIILLHYYFQLEIKKIARIVRKSKREIRKRLFSFLQVLSTKGITVHTFNNILHAEIMTISLPLTPVVTKGIKINRKKTALYSLLILHFLIVGGAMNSGIVEKTQAKQGPDLLTIYRDGTFEQQLKKDLEETFQKESFAIKINFEESEVSIGIFDEVLYRQKAEIITFVNQFLKEKDIPYIVQLDYMEETIGDDEIAYQVIIEANAKGIKLWPGDYSEQEKVMEWVLALPDAIELVTEHAEVTRAQGILKKYNHKAPLIVSHYDKDRVDRQERWLELTPYFEEGFLLGKEYNIESISINAYTKEVSIDVYTYFLMKDTNKEEIARAVKRSIDQFLQSEEVKQIVQNDAYTINIYSAGKKKIKIHY encoded by the coding sequence TTGGACGGGTCAACCTTTGTTCATAGCAAACAAGTAAATGATTGGTTGTTATTTACGCAGTTCTTTATCGGAGACAAGGAAAAGTCACAGGAAATCGTCAAAGCTTGGTTAATAAAACCTTCCACGAAATTTCAAAGAAATCATGTAATGGAAAGAGGATTCCGATATATTCTAAAACAAATGAAAGGGGAAAATAGGAGGAGAGTTTCAAAAGTTTTACTTTCGGAATATTCCTTCAAGTCAATAAAGGAAATTGATCAAGCTATTATTCTCTTACACTATTATTTTCAACTAGAGATAAAGAAGATTGCAAGAATCGTAAGGAAATCAAAAAGAGAGATTAGAAAAAGACTCTTTTCTTTTTTACAGGTGTTATCGACAAAGGGGATTACAGTGCATACATTTAATAACATACTACATGCGGAAATAATGACGATATCGTTGCCTTTAACGCCAGTAGTTACTAAGGGGATAAAAATTAATAGGAAAAAGACTGCTTTATATTCGCTCCTAATTTTACATTTTCTTATTGTTGGTGGCGCCATGAATAGTGGTATTGTGGAAAAGACACAAGCAAAACAAGGGCCAGATTTATTAACAATATACCGGGATGGAACTTTTGAGCAACAATTAAAGAAGGATTTAGAGGAAACCTTTCAAAAAGAGTCATTTGCGATAAAAATCAATTTTGAAGAAAGTGAAGTTTCTATTGGTATATTTGACGAAGTACTTTATCGTCAGAAAGCGGAAATCATTACTTTTGTAAACCAGTTTTTGAAAGAGAAAGACATACCATACATTGTCCAATTAGATTATATGGAAGAGACAATTGGAGATGATGAAATAGCATATCAAGTGATTATAGAAGCCAATGCGAAAGGAATCAAACTTTGGCCAGGAGATTATTCAGAGCAAGAAAAAGTGATGGAATGGGTTTTAGCACTTCCAGATGCTATTGAACTGGTAACCGAGCATGCTGAAGTAACAAGGGCTCAAGGAATTTTAAAAAAATATAACCATAAAGCACCTCTGATTGTATCCCATTATGATAAAGACAGAGTTGACCGACAAGAAAGATGGTTAGAATTAACTCCTTATTTTGAGGAAGGATTCTTATTAGGAAAAGAATATAATATTGAAAGTATAAGTATTAATGCCTATACGAAAGAAGTTTCTATTGATGTATATACATATTTTTTAATGAAAGATACTAACAAGGAAGAGATTGCTCGGGCTGTTAAACGTTCTATAGATCAATTTCTACAAAGTGAGGAAGTAAAACAAATCGTCCAAAATGATGCTTATACCATTAATATCTATTCGGCGGGAAAGAAAAAAATAAAGATCCATTATTAA
- the miaA gene encoding tRNA (adenosine(37)-N6)-dimethylallyltransferase MiaA, with protein MTIKEKVVVLIGPTAVGKTNLSIELAKKFDGEIISGDSMQIYKGMDIATAKISKEEMQGVPHHLIDIVDPDDSFSVAQFQELVRKKITEITSRGKLPFIVGGTGLYIQSVLFDYQFQETASDPEFRTKLEEIAQIEGSLAIHDRLQEVDPESAAAIHHHNIRRVIRALEVFHVTGRKMSDIQKEQRQESLYDAALIGLTMDREVLYERINKRVNQMLEIGLLEEVQRFYDEGIRDCQSIQAIGYKEIYKYFDGVQSLDESIEELKQNSRRYAKRQLTWFRNKMNVQWFDMTESVKTHDITKKIQEISSYLEGMLKIKSNT; from the coding sequence TTGACAATAAAGGAAAAAGTGGTTGTGTTAATCGGACCTACTGCTGTAGGTAAGACAAATCTTAGTATTGAGTTGGCGAAAAAATTCGACGGGGAAATTATTAGTGGAGATTCCATGCAGATTTATAAAGGAATGGATATTGCCACAGCAAAAATATCTAAGGAAGAAATGCAAGGAGTTCCCCATCATTTAATTGATATTGTAGATCCTGATGATAGTTTTTCAGTTGCACAATTTCAGGAACTTGTCCGCAAGAAAATAACGGAAATAACGTCAAGAGGCAAATTACCGTTTATTGTTGGTGGAACAGGTTTGTACATTCAATCGGTCTTATTTGATTATCAGTTTCAAGAAACTGCTTCTGATCCCGAATTCCGTACAAAATTGGAAGAAATCGCACAAATAGAAGGAAGCTTAGCCATTCATGACAGACTTCAAGAAGTGGATCCAGAATCTGCAGCAGCTATCCATCATCATAATATTCGCCGTGTTATTAGAGCGTTAGAGGTCTTTCATGTAACTGGTAGAAAAATGTCAGACATTCAAAAAGAGCAGAGACAAGAGTCACTCTATGATGCTGCATTAATTGGCTTAACAATGGATAGAGAAGTTCTTTATGAGCGAATTAACAAAAGAGTGAATCAAATGCTTGAAATCGGATTGTTAGAAGAAGTCCAGCGTTTTTATGATGAAGGTATAAGAGATTGCCAATCGATACAAGCGATTGGTTATAAAGAAATCTATAAGTATTTCGATGGTGTGCAAAGCTTGGATGAGTCTATTGAAGAATTAAAGCAGAATTCTAGGAGATATGCGAAAAGACAATTGACTTGGTTTCGTAATAAAATGAATGTACAGTGGTTTGATATGACAGAAAGTGTAAAAACACATGACATAACAAAAAAAATACAGGAAATTTCATCTTATTTAGAAGGAATGCTAAAAATTAAATCGAATACATAA
- the hfq gene encoding RNA chaperone Hfq: protein MKQSVNIQDQFLNQLRKDGTNVTVFLLNGFQIRGFIKGFDNFTVLFESEGKQQLVYKHAISTFSPQKNVQIDLEGTQA, encoded by the coding sequence ATGAAGCAATCAGTTAACATTCAAGATCAATTTTTAAATCAATTACGTAAAGACGGCACAAACGTAACGGTATTCTTATTAAACGGATTCCAAATACGTGGATTTATAAAAGGCTTCGATAATTTCACTGTATTATTTGAATCAGAAGGAAAGCAGCAATTAGTTTATAAGCATGCCATTTCTACGTTTTCTCCGCAAAAGAATGTACAGATTGATTTAGAAGGTACGCAGGCTTAA
- a CDS encoding Type 1 glutamine amidotransferase-like domain-containing protein yields MAKIFLTSNGLSTEIIKHEFITALKQLTNPKAVIITTASPQKEKNKYASKTKNDLLQIGLKQVDFLDVEVEEAKKLKQYNIIYINGGNPFHLLYYIKKGGADTVISKLSKQNAIIMGTSAGALILGPHIEVVNHFTPEMNKIGMNDFTALNITDKAIFPHYDREDVFQDNSGQSIEHRIREFESNKHVSIVRLQDNQYILVNR; encoded by the coding sequence ATGGCTAAAATATTTTTAACATCAAATGGCCTCTCTACAGAGATTATTAAACATGAATTTATAACAGCTCTAAAACAATTGACAAACCCGAAAGCAGTGATCATAACCACTGCGTCTCCACAAAAAGAAAAGAATAAATATGCCAGCAAAACGAAAAATGACTTGTTACAAATAGGGCTTAAACAAGTAGATTTTCTTGATGTAGAAGTGGAAGAAGCAAAGAAACTTAAACAGTATAATATCATTTATATTAACGGAGGCAATCCATTTCACTTACTTTATTACATAAAAAAAGGTGGAGCTGATACTGTCATAAGTAAGTTGTCCAAACAGAATGCTATCATTATGGGGACAAGTGCAGGTGCGCTAATTTTAGGACCTCATATCGAAGTGGTAAATCATTTTACTCCAGAGATGAACAAAATAGGAATGAATGATTTCACTGCATTAAACATAACTGATAAGGCTATATTTCCGCATTACGATAGAGAAGATGTTTTTCAAGACAACTCTGGACAAAGCATTGAGCATCGTATAAGAGAATTTGAAAGCAATAAACATGTTTCTATTGTTAGATTACAGGACAACCAATACATTCTTGTAAATAGATAA
- the spoVK gene encoding stage V sporulation protein K translates to MEHPIRMKNNGQISVVINSQKKKVLPKEKPEAESIPRTVPSEHEALREIEAELGSLVGMDEMKKMIKEIYAWIYVNKKREENGLKTGKQALHMMFKGNPGTGKTTVARLIGKLFQKMNVLSKGHLIEAERADLVGEYIGHTAQKTRDLVKKAMGGILFIDEAYSLGRGGEKDFGKEAIDTLVKHMEDKQHDFILILAGYSREMDFFLSLNPGLHSRFPLVIDFPDYTTDQLMEIADRMLKEREYALSHEAEKKLKEHLSYVRNVQHPKSFSNGRYIRNIIEKSIRAQAMRLLMQSNYDKYELMTLRSNDIVLDSKEK, encoded by the coding sequence TTGGAGCATCCAATCCGGATGAAGAATAATGGACAGATAAGCGTAGTAATCAACTCACAGAAGAAGAAGGTTCTTCCAAAGGAAAAGCCAGAAGCTGAGTCAATCCCCAGAACTGTTCCGAGTGAACATGAAGCACTTAGGGAAATTGAAGCAGAATTAGGAAGCCTTGTTGGTATGGACGAAATGAAAAAAATGATAAAAGAGATATACGCATGGATTTATGTAAATAAAAAGCGAGAAGAAAATGGCTTGAAAACAGGTAAACAAGCATTGCATATGATGTTTAAAGGTAATCCAGGAACAGGGAAGACAACTGTTGCCAGGTTAATTGGCAAGCTTTTTCAAAAGATGAATGTTTTATCGAAAGGTCATTTAATTGAAGCAGAGCGTGCCGATTTAGTTGGTGAATATATTGGTCATACGGCACAGAAAACGAGAGATCTTGTCAAAAAAGCGATGGGAGGGATTCTCTTCATTGATGAAGCTTATTCATTAGGAAGAGGAGGAGAAAAGGATTTCGGAAAAGAAGCAATTGATACATTAGTAAAGCATATGGAAGATAAACAGCATGATTTCATTTTAATATTAGCAGGCTATTCTAGGGAGATGGATTTTTTTCTATCCTTAAATCCAGGTCTACATTCCAGGTTTCCCCTTGTCATTGATTTTCCTGATTATACGACCGATCAGTTAATGGAGATAGCAGATCGGATGTTAAAAGAAAGGGAGTATGCGCTCAGTCATGAGGCGGAAAAAAAGCTAAAAGAACATCTTTCCTATGTACGAAATGTGCAACATCCCAAAAGTTTTTCTAACGGACGATATATCCGCAATATTATTGAAAAATCAATAAGAGCTCAAGCAATGCGATTACTTATGCAAAGCAATTATGATAAATACGAACTAATGACATTAAGAAGCAACGATATAGTGTTAGACTCTAAAGAAAAATAA